A region from the Microcoleus sp. FACHB-68 genome encodes:
- the murG gene encoding undecaprenyldiphospho-muramoylpentapeptide beta-N-acetylglucosaminyltransferase, with product MVSKPVRLLIAASGTGGHLFPATALAEQLSDYEIEWLGVPNRLETQLVPEQYPLHTIGVEGFQQRGLGSLRVLSKLLGSVRQVRRLLVERKFQGVFTTGGYIAAPAIIAARSLGLPVILHESNGLPGKVTRWFSPWCTAVAIGFESAAQYLPKAKTVYVGTPVRLQFLSPQPLDLAIPEGVPVIVVAGGSQGAVALNKLVRQCAKAWFDAGAWIVHQTGENDPEAGILQHPQYFSMPFYSNMAGLFQRANLAISRAGAGTLTELAVTQTPSILVPYPFAAEDHQAYNAAVFAGAGAAVVCRQGDLTPEVLEDKVLDLLNSPARLQKMAECAGSLAIPDSSERLGKLVRRLLEA from the coding sequence TTGGTGAGTAAACCTGTACGACTGTTAATCGCTGCTAGTGGAACCGGAGGGCATTTATTTCCAGCGACGGCACTGGCAGAGCAATTGAGCGATTATGAAATTGAATGGTTAGGGGTTCCCAACCGGCTAGAAACTCAGCTGGTTCCTGAGCAATATCCATTACATACAATTGGCGTAGAAGGATTTCAGCAGCGGGGACTTGGCAGTTTGCGTGTTTTAAGCAAATTGCTGGGTTCGGTTCGTCAAGTCAGGCGTTTGCTAGTAGAACGGAAATTTCAAGGTGTATTCACCACCGGCGGCTATATTGCAGCACCGGCAATTATTGCGGCGCGTTCCCTAGGGTTGCCGGTGATTTTGCACGAATCGAATGGTTTGCCAGGGAAGGTGACACGCTGGTTTAGTCCCTGGTGTACGGCGGTGGCGATCGGGTTTGAATCTGCCGCGCAATATTTGCCAAAGGCGAAAACGGTTTATGTAGGGACGCCGGTGAGATTGCAGTTTCTTTCGCCGCAGCCCTTAGATTTAGCCATTCCGGAGGGGGTGCCGGTGATTGTCGTTGCCGGCGGTTCTCAGGGGGCGGTAGCGCTGAATAAATTGGTGCGTCAGTGCGCGAAGGCATGGTTTGACGCGGGGGCTTGGATTGTCCACCAGACGGGGGAAAACGATCCAGAGGCAGGAATTTTGCAGCATCCGCAATATTTCTCAATGCCGTTTTATAGCAACATGGCTGGATTATTTCAGCGGGCTAATTTAGCGATCTCTCGTGCCGGTGCCGGCACCCTGACAGAGTTGGCGGTGACACAGACGCCTTCAATTTTGGTTCCCTATCCCTTCGCGGCGGAAGATCACCAAGCCTATAATGCGGCGGTGTTTGCAGGTGCCGGTGCGGCTGTGGTGTGCCGGCAAGGGGATTTAACGCCAGAGGTGTTGGAAGACAAGGTGTTGGATTTATTAAATTCGCCGGCACGCTTGCAAAAAATGGCTGAATGCGCCGGTTCTCTGGCAATTCCAGATAGTAGCGAACGTTTAGGAAAATTAGTGCGCCGGTTGCTGGAGGCTTAA
- a CDS encoding DUF6464 family protein: MEPDSLPTEVILTQPSQSLGSVQLDWSPQPGHYLDLEGQTYAVLERRHRYQLKSGKYRLQKIALYVQSAQRPSETSLVNGHWVVGDATCQFNAHSEIIRCAVNPQGPCEGCRFYEKSL, translated from the coding sequence ATGGAGCCAGATTCTCTACCAACAGAGGTCATTCTGACCCAACCCTCTCAATCCTTGGGCAGCGTTCAACTTGACTGGAGTCCTCAACCGGGTCATTACCTCGATCTAGAAGGTCAAACCTATGCAGTCTTAGAACGCCGGCATCGCTATCAACTGAAATCGGGTAAGTATCGCTTACAAAAAATTGCCCTTTACGTCCAGTCTGCACAACGACCGAGCGAAACAAGTCTCGTTAATGGACACTGGGTAGTTGGAGATGCCACCTGCCAGTTTAATGCTCACTCAGAAATCATTCGCTGTGCCGTTAATCCTCAAGGGCCATGCGAGGGTTGCCGGTTTTATGAAAAATCTTTATAG
- a CDS encoding thioredoxin family protein produces MSANLPDPKTVSEQKSESPAVKAVDAGAATRIRNFLIAMVAIVLTVALFFGLRTETTATDLTELAEGSTPLEVALGNGQPTLMEFYANWCTSCMAMAPTIQELETQYTGKVNFVMLNVDNTKWLPEILKYRVDGIPHFVFMGKDGETIASAIGELPRSVLEANLEALVAGTAIPYAKAAGQVSAFEAPRMPAKGNAGDPRSHGAQVTN; encoded by the coding sequence ATGTCTGCGAATTTACCCGATCCAAAAACTGTGTCTGAGCAGAAGTCTGAATCACCTGCTGTCAAAGCGGTTGATGCCGGCGCTGCAACTCGCATCAGAAATTTTCTGATTGCAATGGTGGCAATTGTGCTGACTGTCGCCCTTTTCTTTGGACTGCGGACTGAAACGACTGCAACGGACTTAACTGAGCTAGCAGAGGGTTCTACACCCCTAGAAGTGGCGCTTGGGAATGGGCAACCAACGCTGATGGAATTTTATGCGAATTGGTGCACTAGCTGTATGGCGATGGCACCGACGATTCAGGAATTAGAAACGCAATATACCGGCAAAGTTAATTTTGTGATGCTGAATGTCGATAATACCAAGTGGTTGCCGGAGATTTTGAAGTATCGGGTGGATGGCATTCCCCATTTTGTGTTTATGGGCAAAGATGGAGAGACGATTGCCAGTGCGATTGGAGAATTGCCGCGTTCGGTTTTAGAGGCGAATTTAGAGGCTTTAGTTGCCGGCACTGCAATCCCATATGCTAAGGCTGCCGGTCAAGTGTCTGCCTTTGAAGCGCCAAGAATGCCGGCAAAGGGAAATGCCGGTGATCCGCGTAGTCACGGCGCTCAGGTAACGAATTAA
- a CDS encoding nuclear transport factor 2 family protein, translating to MHNPLTLLSGISGTSRRHTRTQVISFLAGLAVWCTAGVYAIGVRAATPDTAPPELKTLLSNIDEAANRQDIEAVMQFYSKNVSHADGLTYENMRKALSDLWQRYPQLNYRTELQSWQIDGNGIVAETVTVIAGSEKLQDREMSLKATLRSRQRYENQKIVRQEILAERTQITSGEKPPTVKVQLPDQIRAGQEYNFDAIVEEPLGSSLLIGTALEESIKAESYFNPSIVKLEPLPAGGLFKTGRAPAASDPRWISAVLVHKDGMTLITERLKIVGAGGVTK from the coding sequence ATGCACAATCCGCTAACTCTACTGTCAGGCATATCTGGGACTTCTCGCCGGCACACCCGAACCCAAGTCATCTCATTTTTAGCCGGTTTAGCCGTTTGGTGCACCGCAGGAGTGTATGCCATCGGTGTGCGGGCGGCAACTCCCGATACTGCCCCTCCAGAGTTGAAAACGCTTCTGTCAAACATTGATGAAGCGGCTAACCGTCAAGATATTGAAGCTGTGATGCAGTTTTACAGTAAGAATGTCAGCCATGCCGACGGTTTAACTTACGAGAATATGAGAAAAGCTTTGAGCGATCTCTGGCAGCGCTATCCCCAGTTGAACTACCGCACGGAACTGCAATCTTGGCAAATTGATGGCAATGGAATTGTTGCGGAAACGGTGACGGTGATCGCCGGCAGCGAGAAATTGCAAGACAGAGAAATGAGCCTCAAAGCCACTTTACGGTCACGGCAACGCTATGAAAATCAAAAAATTGTTCGGCAAGAAATTTTAGCAGAACGCACCCAGATCACCTCTGGAGAGAAGCCACCCACGGTGAAAGTTCAGTTACCGGATCAGATTCGTGCCGGCCAAGAGTATAATTTTGACGCCATTGTTGAAGAACCTTTGGGTAGTAGTTTGCTGATCGGAACTGCTTTAGAAGAATCTATCAAAGCAGAAAGTTATTTTAATCCTTCAATAGTGAAGTTAGAACCGCTGCCGGCGGGCGGACTTTTCAAAACGGGGCGCGCACCGGCAGCATCTGACCCTCGCTGGATTTCGGCTGTTTTAGTGCATAAAGATGGCATGACTTTGATTACCGAACGCCTCAAAATTGTTGGTGCCGGTGGCGTAACAAAGTGA
- a CDS encoding Uma2 family endonuclease, with protein sequence MSEILTTEMAPSPDISHIITEDNTPVDNFGSEKQQRLLTRVLYSSWTGPDDSQKFLVAANVGVFTAIAQPPIVPDVFLSLDVGVAENWWEKKNRSYFVWEFGKPPEVVIEIVSNREGNELGSKLRDYERMRVSYYVVFDPIQQLGGPVLQIYQLQGTRYLPMTDTWLEQVGLGLTLWRGVFEDKEDVWLRWCDKDGNLIPTGTERAELAESQLRQTESQLQETESLLEQERRRSELLTERLRALGIDPEQLNG encoded by the coding sequence ATGTCGGAAATTCTCACGACTGAGATGGCTCCATCCCCAGACATCAGTCATATTATCACCGAAGATAATACCCCTGTGGATAATTTTGGTTCGGAAAAACAACAGCGTTTACTAACTAGAGTTCTTTACAGTTCTTGGACTGGTCCTGATGACTCGCAGAAGTTTCTGGTTGCAGCGAATGTAGGCGTTTTTACTGCCATCGCTCAGCCGCCAATTGTGCCGGATGTTTTTCTCAGCTTGGATGTTGGAGTTGCTGAGAATTGGTGGGAGAAGAAAAACCGCTCTTATTTCGTTTGGGAGTTTGGTAAACCCCCGGAAGTTGTGATTGAAATTGTTTCTAATCGAGAGGGGAATGAGTTAGGAAGTAAGCTGAGAGATTATGAACGGATGCGGGTCAGTTATTATGTTGTCTTCGATCCGATCCAGCAGTTAGGAGGGCCGGTTTTACAAATTTACCAACTACAGGGAACGCGCTACCTTCCGATGACAGATACTTGGCTGGAACAAGTTGGACTTGGTTTGACGCTGTGGCGCGGCGTATTTGAGGATAAAGAGGATGTTTGGTTGCGTTGGTGCGACAAAGATGGGAATCTTATCCCCACCGGCACGGAACGAGCAGAGCTAGCAGAATCTCAACTACGGCAAACAGAGTCTCAATTGCAAGAAACAGAATCGCTCTTAGAGCAGGAACGCCGGCGCTCAGAACTATTAACAGAGCGGCTGCGAGCGTTAGGCATCGATCCTGAACAGTTAAATGGGTGA
- the uvsE gene encoding UV DNA damage repair endonuclease UvsE, which produces MSKIPSLSENKVPPKLGLVCITTSDHVRFRTVTRKRLLQLTEDEQATILRELYRSNLQRLNGAWDFCTAHNINLYRLSSALFPFADTPLGEAVLDEFTEELLSTGKRAIAAGIRLVIHPDQFVVLSSEKPDVVENSIKILETHARIMDKLGLPHSPWAIMEIHGGKSKRSEALVSVIKALPQNIRTRLALENDEYAYGASEILEICRAAGVPMVFDAHHHVIHESLDTYEDPSVAQMLAAARTTWPNPEWQLVHISNGCESFLDRHHSDFITVMPSCYSAAPWIEVEAKLKEQAIDKLRTEWLPSLYSEPVLA; this is translated from the coding sequence ATGAGTAAGATACCCAGTTTATCCGAGAATAAGGTGCCACCCAAGCTGGGGTTGGTATGCATCACAACATCTGATCACGTGCGTTTCCGCACCGTCACACGCAAGCGACTCTTGCAACTCACTGAGGATGAGCAAGCTACAATTCTGCGCGAGTTGTATCGCAGCAACCTGCAGCGGTTAAATGGCGCATGGGATTTTTGTACAGCCCATAACATCAACCTTTACCGGCTCAGTTCTGCGCTTTTCCCCTTTGCTGATACCCCGCTGGGTGAAGCCGTACTCGATGAGTTTACAGAAGAATTATTGAGTACCGGCAAACGCGCCATAGCCGCCGGCATCCGACTTGTCATCCATCCCGATCAATTTGTTGTGCTTAGTTCAGAAAAGCCGGATGTTGTAGAAAACAGCATCAAAATTCTGGAAACGCACGCCCGAATTATGGATAAACTGGGGCTGCCTCACTCGCCTTGGGCGATCATGGAAATCCACGGCGGCAAATCGAAAAGATCCGAAGCCTTAGTCAGTGTGATTAAAGCGTTGCCACAAAATATTCGCACTCGCCTCGCACTAGAAAATGACGAATACGCTTACGGCGCTTCCGAAATTCTAGAGATTTGCCGCGCTGCCGGTGTGCCGATGGTTTTTGACGCCCACCATCACGTCATTCACGAAAGTTTGGACACTTACGAAGACCCCAGCGTTGCCCAAATGCTAGCAGCCGCTCGCACCACTTGGCCCAATCCTGAATGGCAACTGGTGCATATCTCCAACGGTTGTGAGTCTTTCTTAGACCGGCACCACAGCGATTTTATTACCGTAATGCCTAGTTGCTACTCTGCTGCTCCTTGGATTGAGGTGGAAGCGAAACTTAAAGAACAGGCTATCGATAAGCTGCGAACCGAGTGGCTACCAAGTTTGTATTCAGAGCCGGTTCTCGCTTAA
- a CDS encoding NIL domain-containing protein codes for MKKRVTLTFPKRSIQMPVTYRLAKDFNVAANIIRAQVAPNQIGTLVVELLGDIDELDAAIEWMRSQDITVSLASREILIDEDICVHCGLCTGVCPTEALTLEPQTFKLTFTRSRCIVCEQCIPTCPVEAISTNL; via the coding sequence GTGAAAAAACGGGTCACGCTCACTTTTCCAAAACGCTCGATTCAAATGCCAGTCACCTACCGGCTGGCGAAAGATTTCAATGTCGCGGCAAATATCATCCGCGCTCAGGTTGCTCCCAATCAAATTGGCACCCTTGTTGTGGAACTCTTAGGCGATATTGATGAACTCGATGCCGCCATAGAGTGGATGCGCTCACAAGATATTACGGTTTCCCTCGCCAGTCGTGAGATATTAATAGATGAAGACATCTGTGTTCACTGTGGCTTATGCACCGGCGTTTGCCCGACAGAAGCCCTGACTCTGGAACCCCAGACGTTTAAGCTGACATTTACGCGTTCTCGTTGTATTGTCTGCGAGCAGTGCATTCCCACCTGTCCCGTAGAAGCAATTTCTACCAATCTTTAG
- the fmt gene encoding methionyl-tRNA formyltransferase: protein MKVIFFGTPQFAVPTLEQLLAHPEFEVLAVVSQPDKRRGRGNELTPSPVKAVASAHNLPVWQPARVKKDAETLSQLKSAGADVFVVVAYGQILSQEILDMPALGCINVHGSILPQYRGAAPVQWCIYNGEPQTGITTMLMDAGMDTGPMLLKASTPVGLLDNAHQLAQTLADAGAKLLVETLLKLERQEIQPIPQDSSVATYAPLIKKENYWLDWSRSAINLHNQVRGFFPNCAAVFRGGQLKIVATAPLGPEYWTQLPPELNGLEADLPAQSGRPGEVVSIAKGLGPIIQTGDGLLLLREVQLAGKRAQSGTDFANGTRLAVGEVLENGGTGEG, encoded by the coding sequence ATGAAAGTTATCTTCTTTGGCACCCCCCAGTTTGCAGTCCCCACCCTGGAACAATTGCTGGCTCATCCAGAATTTGAAGTCTTGGCTGTGGTTTCCCAACCGGATAAACGTCGAGGACGTGGCAACGAGTTAACGCCTTCGCCGGTGAAGGCAGTTGCCAGCGCTCACAACCTGCCGGTGTGGCAGCCGGCACGCGTGAAAAAAGACGCGGAAACGCTCAGTCAGTTAAAATCGGCAGGCGCAGACGTTTTTGTGGTGGTGGCGTATGGCCAGATTCTGTCTCAGGAGATTCTGGATATGCCGGCATTGGGTTGCATCAATGTGCATGGCTCAATTTTGCCTCAATACCGGGGTGCAGCGCCGGTGCAGTGGTGTATTTACAACGGTGAACCCCAAACCGGCATTACGACGATGCTGATGGATGCCGGCATGGATACCGGCCCAATGCTGCTGAAAGCTTCAACGCCGGTGGGGTTACTTGATAACGCTCACCAGTTGGCACAAACGCTTGCAGATGCCGGCGCTAAGTTATTGGTGGAAACCCTGTTAAAGCTGGAACGCCAGGAAATTCAACCAATTCCTCAAGATTCTTCGGTTGCAACTTATGCGCCACTGATTAAAAAAGAAAATTACTGGCTCGATTGGTCACGCTCTGCTATTAATTTGCATAATCAAGTCAGAGGTTTTTTCCCAAATTGTGCGGCTGTATTTCGGGGCGGACAGCTAAAAATCGTCGCCACAGCACCCCTCGGCCCGGAATACTGGACTCAGCTACCTCCAGAGTTGAATGGGCTGGAAGCTGATCTGCCGGCTCAGTCTGGGCGTCCGGGAGAAGTGGTGAGCATCGCTAAGGGACTAGGGCCGATCATTCAAACCGGCGATGGTTTATTGCTATTACGGGAAGTTCAGCTTGCCGGTAAACGCGCCCAGTCAGGAACCGACTTTGCCAATGGCACTCGTCTGGCTGTGGGAGAGGTTTTGGAAAATGGGGGAACTGGGGAAGGCTAA